From the genome of Trueperaceae bacterium:
AAACATCTCGGCGACGAGACCTTTCAGGTGCGTCTCGCTCACGTCCAGCACCCGCGCGATGCGTGCGATCGCCTCCCCCTCGCGGGCGTCGAGGTCGCCGTCCGCGCCGGCGACGGCGAGAGCGGCCTCGAGGATGCGCTCCTTGCCCTGCGCGTTGAGGAGCAGCTCGAATCCCCCCAGCCGATCGAGGAGTGCCCCATCGACGGCGTCGGCGTGACGGAGGGCGGCGTCCAGCCGCTCGGGCTCGAGGGGGTGCGACGCGATGGCCGCGAAGATCTCCGCCAGGACCTGGCGTTCCTCGTCGCGGACGACGCCGTCGGCCACGGCGATGGCCGCCATCACGTGCAGCATGGCCTCCTCGAACAGAGCCACGAACGCCTCCCGGTCCTGGCGGTGCTCCAGGACCGCGGGATCGAACGTCCCCCGGCAGGTGCCGCACTCGACGTACTCGACCGGATCGCCGGTCGCGAAGAGCGGGATCCAGTACAGGTGCCCGTGCTTCTGGGCACGGACCCGTTCGTAGGGGGCGTCCTTCCCGCAGGTCGGGCACAGGAACGTCCCACGGTCGGTCGTGCGCTTTACGGCGCGGGTGCCCCAGACCAGCATCAGCGATCCCCTCCGTTCGCCCCGCCGGTCGCGAGGGCGCGGGCGGCCTCCGGACAGGCGGTTGCGAACGCGCGGAGGCTGGCGCCCGATGGTGCGACCTCCTCCGCGTCGCGGTCGGCGTCGATCGCCACCATTCGAGCGAGCGGCGCGAGGGCGGCGTGGTCGGGGGTGGCGTGCGCGTCGATGACGTCGCGGGTGAAGCGGGACCGCTCGAGGAACACATCGAGCGCGTCTCCATCGAGGTACGTCGTGCCGGGCGGGAGGCTCGCCTCGAAGTCCGCCCGCCAGCGCCAGTACCGTTCGGCCACCTCGCAGGCGGGCCGGGCGGTGGCCTCCCGGACCTCCGCGTCGTGGGTGCGTTCGGCGTCGACGAGCCAGAACACGCCGGTGGTGAGGGCCACCAGGAGGAACCAGCCCTGCCAGGTGATCCGCGCCAGCACCTCACCCACCTCCGAGGCCCGAGGGCGTCGAGGGCACGGCGTCCAGGCGCCCGCGCGGCACCGCCCAGGCACGGGTGTCCAGCCCCGCCGACGTCCCGCTCAGGACGGCCCATTGGATCGGGATCGTCGCGCCGCCCGGTGCGGTGGGGCCGGTGCGGGAGGTGCCGACGCGGTCGGGTCCGTCGGGCGTTCGGACGGCGGGGGCGCTCGCGGCGAGGGCGATGCCGACGACGGGGTCGAGGGGGTCGCGGTGAGCTCCGTACCCCGTGGCGGGGACGGCGGGGTGGCGGCGGTGCATCCGCCACACGAGCGCCCGATCGGCGCGCCCGCCCACCGTGCGGGGCGCGCGGTCGGCGCGCCGAATTTCGAGGGGGACGACGCGACCGCCGCGGGCGGGGAGGTCGTGCCCGCGCGTGACGTCGGTGCGGGCGTCGCGCTCGGACGCGCCGGACGCCGCAGGGAGGGGGACGTGGGCGGCGTCGCCGCGTTCGTGGGGCGTGACGGGGGGACGCGCGTCGCGGAGGTCGGCGGGGAGCAACACGACGACAGCCTAAGAACGCCAACGCTTTTTGTCAATGCCAATTCGT
Proteins encoded in this window:
- a CDS encoding TerB family tellurite resistance protein: MLVWGTRAVKRTTDRGTFLCPTCGKDAPYERVRAQKHGHLYWIPLFATGDPVEYVECGTCRGTFDPAVLEHRQDREAFVALFEEAMLHVMAAIAVADGVVRDEERQVLAEIFAAIASHPLEPERLDAALRHADAVDGALLDRLGGFELLLNAQGKERILEAALAVAGADGDLDAREGEAIARIARVLDVSETHLKGLVAEMFGPSATDAS